A window from Candidatus Margulisiibacteriota bacterium encodes these proteins:
- the rplQ gene encoding 50S ribosomal protein L17, producing MRHRKGNAKLSRPTDQRLALLRSIVRSLFLYGRVTVTLTRAKEARRMAERLVTAAKKNDLNARRKVEKVMAERKLVTKIFKTIPERYEGRPGGYTRIIKLGRRLGDAAPMAVLELI from the coding sequence ATGAGGCATCGCAAAGGGAACGCTAAATTAAGCCGGCCGACCGACCAGCGCCTGGCGCTGCTCCGGTCGATCGTCCGCTCGCTGTTCCTGTACGGGCGCGTCACCGTGACGCTGACCCGGGCCAAGGAGGCGCGGCGCATGGCGGAGCGCCTGGTCACCGCCGCCAAGAAGAACGACCTGAACGCCCGGCGCAAGGTCGAAAAGGTGATGGCCGAACGGAAACTGGTCACCAAGATCTTCAAGACGATCCCGGAGCGCTACGAAGGGCGGCCGGGCGGCTACACCCGGATCATTAAATTAGGCCGGCGGCTGGGGGACGCGGCGCCGATGGCCGTACTGGAGCTGATATGA
- the rpsI gene encoding 30S ribosomal protein S9 has product MGEAKKKAHKEEAAPKKKAAAAKTAKPAVRKKKAAAPEAVVAPVEAVKPEAVAAPVKPTYVAKPKKAKLPGPKFYGTGRRKEAIAKVWLVPGTGKVTVNDKPLSQYFSGRRVLEHNASRPLTVAQVAGQYDIIAEAYSGGIAAQATAVGLGIARALIKLNPELKTLLKREGLMTRDPRTKERKKYGRKRARRGFQYSKR; this is encoded by the coding sequence ATGGGAGAAGCGAAGAAAAAAGCGCATAAGGAAGAGGCCGCGCCGAAGAAAAAGGCTGCCGCGGCCAAAACGGCCAAGCCCGCGGTCCGGAAAAAGAAAGCCGCCGCGCCGGAAGCGGTTGTTGCTCCGGTTGAGGCGGTCAAGCCGGAAGCCGTTGCGGCCCCGGTCAAGCCGACCTATGTTGCCAAACCGAAAAAGGCCAAACTGCCCGGGCCCAAATTCTACGGCACCGGCCGGCGCAAGGAAGCGATCGCCAAGGTCTGGCTGGTCCCCGGGACCGGCAAGGTCACGGTCAACGACAAGCCGCTGAGCCAGTATTTCTCCGGCCGCCGGGTCCTGGAACATAACGCCAGCCGTCCGTTGACGGTCGCGCAGGTCGCCGGCCAATACGACATCATCGCGGAGGCGTACAGCGGCGGCATCGCCGCCCAGGCGACCGCGGTCGGGCTCGGCATCGCCCGGGCGCTGATCAAGCTGAACCCGGAGCTCAAGACGCTCCTGAAGCGGGAAGGGCTCATGACCCGCGATCCGCGGACCAAAGAACGGAAGAAGTACGGCCGCAAGCGCGCCCGTCGCGGCTTCCAGTATTCGAAGAGGTAA
- the rplM gene encoding 50S ribosomal protein L13, whose product MKKRKTLFTNDAGVKRSWYLVDATDRVLGRLATKVSVYLRGKHKPSYTPQTDCGDFIVIVNCDKVRVTGKKLKGKTYFTHSGYPGGDKIVLLEKMLADKPEKVVQLAIRGMLPHTKLGAQIIKKLKIFKGQPVQYSKLQKLEV is encoded by the coding sequence ATGAAAAAGCGCAAGACATTGTTCACCAACGACGCGGGGGTCAAGCGGAGCTGGTACCTGGTCGACGCGACCGACCGGGTCCTGGGGCGCCTGGCGACCAAGGTCTCGGTCTACCTGCGCGGCAAGCACAAACCAAGCTACACTCCGCAGACCGACTGCGGCGATTTCATCGTTATCGTCAATTGCGACAAGGTCAGGGTGACCGGCAAAAAGCTGAAAGGCAAAACGTATTTTACCCATTCCGGTTATCCCGGCGGCGACAAGATCGTTCTGCTGGAGAAAATGCTGGCCGATAAACCGGAAAAAGTGGTCCAGCTGGCGATCCGGGGGATGCTGCCCCACACCAAGCTGGGAGCGCAGATCATCAAAAAATTAAAAATCTTTAAAGGTCAGCCGGTGCAATACTCTAAATTGCAGAAGCTTGAGGTGTAA
- a CDS encoding alanine--glyoxylate aminotransferase family protein gives MARKLIKYNLMIPGPTPIPTRVLAAMNHDMIGHRGPLFSAVMKDVMADLKWAYETKNDIFIYPSSGTGGMEAAVVNVLSPGDKVIVLNIGNFGSRWAKICKAYGADVNDVKFERGQAADPKVLEAELKKGPVKAVFMQQNETSTGVLNDVETLAKTVRRLQPDALVMVDAVSGMMAAPLKTDEWELDVVVSGSQKAFMVPPGVSAVSISARAWKAHETSKCAKHYWDWALMKAEAPKGHTYTTPPESLIFGMAEGLKMLKEEGRENVFARHKFNRDLIRTAARALGLKLLADDSHASPAVTAICPPDGVDGEAVRAAMRDEFNVEVAPGQGELKGKIFRIGHLGYIDSLDIIGAWAAVEVLFKRLGAKINFGAGVKAAMEML, from the coding sequence ATGGCGAGAAAGCTGATCAAATACAATTTAATGATCCCGGGCCCCACGCCGATCCCGACCCGCGTCCTGGCGGCGATGAACCACGACATGATCGGCCACCGCGGCCCGCTGTTCTCCGCCGTGATGAAGGACGTCATGGCCGACCTCAAGTGGGCCTACGAGACCAAGAACGACATCTTTATCTATCCTTCGTCCGGGACCGGCGGCATGGAAGCCGCCGTGGTCAACGTCCTGTCGCCGGGCGACAAGGTGATCGTTCTCAATATCGGTAATTTCGGCTCGCGCTGGGCCAAGATCTGCAAGGCGTACGGCGCGGACGTCAACGACGTCAAATTCGAGCGCGGCCAGGCCGCTGACCCCAAGGTCCTGGAAGCGGAACTGAAAAAGGGACCGGTCAAAGCGGTCTTCATGCAGCAGAACGAGACCTCGACCGGCGTCCTGAACGACGTTGAGACTTTAGCCAAGACCGTCCGCCGGCTCCAGCCCGACGCGCTGGTCATGGTGGATGCCGTTTCCGGGATGATGGCCGCCCCGCTCAAGACCGACGAGTGGGAGCTGGACGTTGTCGTCTCCGGCTCGCAAAAGGCATTCATGGTGCCGCCCGGTGTTTCCGCCGTTTCGATCTCGGCCCGCGCCTGGAAAGCCCACGAAACCTCGAAGTGCGCCAAGCATTACTGGGACTGGGCGTTGATGAAAGCGGAAGCCCCCAAGGGGCACACTTACACCACGCCGCCCGAGTCGCTGATCTTCGGCATGGCCGAAGGGCTGAAGATGCTCAAAGAAGAAGGTAGGGAAAACGTTTTCGCCCGGCACAAATTCAACCGCGACCTGATCCGGACGGCGGCCAGGGCGCTCGGCCTTAAACTGCTGGCCGACGATTCGCACGCTTCTCCGGCGGTCACCGCGATCTGCCCGCCCGATGGGGTCGATGGCGAAGCGGTCCGCGCGGCGATGCGCGACGAGTTCAACGTCGAAGTCGCTCCGGGGCAGGGCGAGCTGAAGGGGAAGATCTTCCGGATCGGCCATCTCGGCTATATCGATTCGCTCGATATTATCGGGGCCTGGGCGGCGGTCGAGGTCCTCTTCAAGCGGCTGGGGGCCAAGATCAATTTCGGCGCCGGCGTCAAAGCGGCGATGGAGATGCTTTAA